A stretch of Limanda limanda chromosome 7, fLimLim1.1, whole genome shotgun sequence DNA encodes these proteins:
- the znf341 gene encoding zinc finger protein 341 — protein MAQAIFEVLEGMDNQTVLAVQSLLDGQGGVPDPNNQNVSGTPTIQSMDDEDVFLCGKCKKQFNSLTAFMTHKREQCQSSAPSLSTVSLASTNAYTSVPSISSGPQTPPNRQISTYITVPPSPLTHTLVQGNVLVSDDVLMSAISAFTSIDQPMAAMQSPIQSNLSMHAAGVSYLQHHHHHHHHHHQQQQQQPQSSHPLPPGQTPAGQPAQQPLSSQVAASHSNSVVQVYSTLPHMAGVGGAEIHTLGLQPFHPVHVPSQCVESQSFTTPPVYSPGKQCTKTKTCSITSNLTELGGFEKVIIPKRPRCSKKSPDRETADQLKGKGPKLKCNFCDKVFSKNFDLQQHIRSHTGEKPFQCIVCGRAFAQKSNVKKHMQTHKVWPHGVASTVSRLPVTVKVVPVLSSEVERGGEQPRGEQEEEGPQQPTPCQTQAEEEAEQTEAPADLEESGPEADPEGCLGGAARNGHTQAQMHSQCDQIQQCPAQTKQIVVIDSSYQCQFCGSKFKTYFQLKSHLTLHKGEQVYRCVLKSCSQTFQKLDHFLEHIRSHQEQLTYRCHLCTKVFPSLFELGVHQYSHCFCPQQNTHKEPTIYRCVKCQSRYSTQEALEQHLMTASHSFPCPHCQKVFPCERYFRRHLPTHGAGGRFKCQICKKAFKTEHYLKLHTRIHSGEKPYKCSLCEATFNRKDKVKRHMLIHEPFKKYKCPFRTHVGCTKEFNRPDKLKAHILSHSGIKPYKCLFCQKAFSRRAHMLEHQQSHTDNYRFRCSTCNKGFTRHSYYRDHKCPAAGNGTGSEGGAGEAEEGGVSMEEEKDEEDDGRCSGFLTDEEGPGDEDDDDYDDDDDEEDESLKDSDEQLERHDEEEEEEEDDDDEERSDEGCQAAMSLTTIEAQTEREEEEEEDGMEHGSDALQQIQSNGQNGLQQPCL, from the exons ATGGCGCAGGCAATATTTGAAGTGCTTGAAG GGATGGACAACCAGACTGTGTTGGCGGTCCAGTCACTGCTGGACGGCCAAGGCGGAGTTCCCGACCCAAACAACCAAAACGTCTCAGGGACGCCCACCATCCAGTCTATGG ACGACGAGGATGTGTTCTTGTGCGGGAAGTGTAAGAAACAGTTCAACTCTCTGACAGCCTTCATGACACACAAGAGGGAGCAGTGCCAGTCTAGCGCCCCCTCCCTGTCCACAGTGTCCTTGGCCTCCACCAACGCCTACACGTCCGTCCCCTCAATCAGCTCCGGACCACAGACCCCTCCCAACAGACAG ATTTCCACCTACATCAcagtccctccctcccctctaaCACACACCCTGGTCCAAGGCAACGTGTTGGTCAGTGATGACGTTCTCATGTCAGCCATCTCAGCCTTCACCTCCATCGACCAGCCCATGGCCGCCATGCAGTCGCCTATACAG AGTAACCTGAGCATGCACGCAGCTGGAGTATCTTACCTTcagcaccatcaccaccaccatcatcatcatcaccagcagcagcaacaacagcctCAGTCCTCCCACCCGCTCCCCCCCGGTCAAACACCGGCCGGCCAGCCCGCCCAGCAGCCGCTCTCGTCTCAAGTTGCGGCGAGCCACAGCAACTCAGTGGTCCAGGTGTACAGCACACTGCCTCACATGGCCGGAGTTGGTGGTGCAGAGATCCACACCCTGGGTCTGCAGCCTTTCCATCCTGTGCAT GTGCCCAGTCAGTGTGTAGAGAGTCAGTCGTTCACCACCCCTCCCGTCTACAGCCCCGGGAAACAGTGCACCAAAACCAAGACGTGCAGCATCACCAGCAACCTGACGGAGCTGGGCGGCTTTGAAAAGGTCATCATCCCCAAACGTCCCAGGTGCAGCAAGAAGAGCCCCGACAGAGAAACAG CAGATCAGCTAAAGGGAAAGGGTCCGAAGTTGAAGTGTAACTTCTGTGACAAAGTCTTCTCGAAAAACTTTGATCTTCAGCAGCACATCAGAAG CCACACCGGAGAGAAACCCTTCCAGTGCATCGTCTGCGGCCGAGCCTTCGCCCAAAAGTCGAACGTGaagaaacacatgcagacacacaag GTGTGGCCTCATGGCGTGGCCAGCACGGTGTCCAGGTTACCCGTCACGGTGAAGGTGGTGCCGGTGTTGTCCAGTGAGGTGGAGAGGGGCGGGGAGCAGCCGCgaggggagcaggaggaggaggggcctCAGCAACCGACGCCGTGTCAGAcacaagcagaggaagaggcggAACAAACAG AAGCTCCAGCGGATCTGGAGGAGAGTGGTCCTGAGGCCGATCCGGAAGGCTGCCTGGGGGGGGCGGCGCGGAACGGGCACACTCAGGCTCAGATGCATTCCCAGTGTGACCAGATCCAGCAGTGCCCGGCTCAGACCAAACAGATCGTGGTGATTGACAGCTCCTACCAGTGCCAGTTCTGCGGCAGCAAGTTCAAGACCTACTTCCAGCTCAAGTCCCACCTGACCCTGCACAAGggggagcag GTTTACAGGTGCGTGTTAAAGTCCTGCTCGCAGACTTTCCAGAAGCTGGATCATTTCTTGGAGCACATCAGATCGCACCAGGAGCAGCTGACCTACCGCTGCCACCTCTGCACCAAAGTGTTCCCCTCGCTGTTTGAACTGGGGGTCCACCAGTACTCCCACTGCTTCTGCCcccagcagaacacacacaaagaacccACCATCTACAG GTGTGTGAAGTGTCAAAGCAGATATTCTACCCAGGAGGCACTGGAACAACATCTAATGACCGCCTCACACAGCTTCCCCTGcccacactgtcagaag GTGTTTCCGTGTGAGAGATACTTCCGACGCCACCTCCCCACTCATGGCGCTGGCGGGAGGTTCAAGTGTCAGATCTGTAAAAAGGCCTTCAAGACGGAGCACTACCTCAAACTCCACACTCGTATTCACTCAG GTGAGAAGCCGTACAAGTGCTCCCTCTGTGAGGCCACGTTCAACAGGAAGGACAAAGTGAAGCGACACATGCTCATCCACGAACCTTTCAAGAAATACAAGTGTCCCTTCAG AACACATGTTGGCTGCACCAAAGAATTCAACAGACCAGACAAACTCAAAGCTCATATTCTGTCACACTCTG GTATCAAACCCTACAAGTGTCTCTTCTGCCAGAAGGCGTTCAGCCGCCGGGCTCACATGCTGGAGCACCAGCAGTCCCACACAGACAACTACCGCTTCAGATGCTCCACCTGCAACAAGGGATTCACCAGGCACAGCTATTACAGGGATCACAAATGTCCGGCGGCGGGGAATGGGACAGGAAGCGAAGGAGGGGCcggagaggcagaggaaggcGGAGTGTCgatggaagaggagaaggacgaggaggatgaTGGGAGGTGTAGTGGGTTCCTAACAGATGAGGAGGGGCCAGGCGATGAGGACGACGACGACTATGATGACGATGACGACGAAGAAGATGAAAGCCTAAAGGACAGCGACGAGCAGCTGGAAAGAcacgatgaggaggaggaggaagaggaggatgatgatgatgaggagaggAGTGACGAGGGCTGTCAGGCTGCCATGTCTCTCACCACCATCgaagcacagacagagagagaagaggaggaggaagaggacggaaTGGAACATGGCAGCGATGCACTGCAGCAGATTCAGAGCAATGGACAGAACGGTTTGCAGCAGCCATGTTTGTAG
- the itchb gene encoding itchy E3 ubiquitin protein ligase b produces the protein MASGVTKSGTSNGYPMKAQLQIIVLSAKLKENKKNWFGPSPYVEVTVEGQSKKTEKCNNTHSPKWKQPLTVIVTPFSKLSFRVWSHQTLKSDVLLGFATLEISETLKANDMKISEVVQTLQLCTDREQTDPVGDLSVCLDGMTVDPEMFALSEADQHSTSNGESQPNGDPVQRPSRDSSPALDGVEHRSSPSSRRSVSASGSPLVSSGGSKPLRPPRPSRPPPPTPRRPTSSPASSSNGSAPPDGSDAQSGSDTPVRTPASGPSLTPESSPSAGSDRNSTPASSAGATAPRPPTTNPVVTPRVPAVNTGPLPLGWEQRVDPNGRMYFVDHVEKRTTWERPEPLASGWERRVDQMGRVYFVDHITRTTTWQRPTMETVRNYEQWQHQRSQLQGAMQQFNQRFIFGQQDQVTATQNKEFDPLGPLPHGWEKRTDSTGRVYFVHHPTRSTQWEDPLTQGLLNEKPLPEGWEMRFTVDGIPYFVDHNRRSTTYIDPRTGKSSLENGPQITYVRDFKAKVQYFRFWCQQLSMPQHVKINVTRKTLFEDSFQQIMSFNAQDLRRRLWIIFPGEEGLDYGGVAREWFFLLSHEVLNPMYCLFEYAGKDNYSLQINPASYINPDHLKYFKFIGRFIAMALFHGKFIDTGFSLPFYKRILNKPLALKDLESVDPEFYNSLIWIKDNDIEECGLEMFFSVDKEILGEITTHDLKEGGGDMQVTEENKEEYIRLVAEWRLSRGVEEQTQAFFEGFNEVLPQQYLQYFDAKELEVMLCGMQEIDLADWQRNTIYRHYARSSKQIVWFWQFIKEMDNEKRMRLLQFVTGTCRLPVGGYADLMGSNGPQKFCIEKVGKENWLPRSHTCFNRLDLPPYKSYEQLKEKLMFAIEETEGFGQE, from the exons ATGGCCAGTGGCGTCACCAAGTCGGGCACTTCCAATGGTTACCCTATGAAGGCACAGCTGCAAATCATTG TGCTATCAGCAAAACTCAAAGAGAACAAGAAAAACTGGTTTGGCCCCAGTCCTTACGTGGAAGTGACAGTCGAAGGCCAGTCCaaaaaaactgagaaatgcAACAACACCCACAgccccaaatggaagcagccgCTCACTGT GATTGTGACTCCATTCAGCAAACTGTCGTTTCGCGTGTGGAGCCACCAGACCCTAAAGTCAGACGTGTTGCTGGGCTTTGCCACGCTGGAGATCAGTGAAACGCTCAAAGCTAATGACATGAAAA TCTCTGAGGTGGTGCAGACCTTACAGCTGTGTacagacagagaacagacgGATCCTGTGGGagatctgtctgtctgcctcgaCGGCATGACCGTTGACCCCGAGATGTTCGCCCTGTCCGAGGCTGACCAGCACA GTACATCAAATGGGGAATCACAACCTAACGGGGATCCTGTCCAAAG GCCGAGTCGAGACAGCTCTCCAGCTCTGGATGGCGTAGAGCACCGTTCCTCTCCCAGTTCTCGGAGGTCAGTGAGTGCCTCCGGGTCTCCCCTGGTGTCATCAGGGGGCTCAAAGCCTCTACGACCACCCAGGCCCTCTagacctcctcctccgactCCCCGCAGACCCACCTCTTCACCAG CGTCTTCCAGCAACGGCTCAGCACCACCTGATGGTAGTGATGCTCAGTCAGGTTCAGACACACCAGTACGAACACCTGCATCAGGACCCTCATTGACCCCAGAATCCAGTCCATCGGCAGGCTCAGACAGGAACTCCACGCCCGCCTCCAGTGCAGGAGCGACAGCACCCAGACCGCCAACCACCAACCCAGTGGTCACACCCAGGGTCCCTGCTGTCAACACCGGCCCACTGCCCCTGGG GTGGGAACAGAGGGTGGATCCGAATGGGAGGATGTATTTTGTCGATCATGTGGAAAAGAGAACGACGTGGGAACGCCCTGAACCATTGGCTTCTGG CTGGGAGCGCCGTGTCGACCAGATGGGGCGAGTCTACTTTGTCGACCACATCACACGAACCACCACGTGGCAGCGCCCCACAATGGAGACGGTGCGGAACTACGAGCAGTGGCAGCACCAGCGCAGCCAGCTGCAGGGGGCCATGCAGCAGTTCAACCAGAGGTTCATCTTCGGG CAACAAGACCAGGTCACAGCCACTCAGAACAAGGAGTTTGATCCTCTTGGGCCTCTGCCGCATGGATGGG AGAAGAGAACAGACTCCACTGGCAGAGTTTATTTTGTACATCACCCCACACGCTCAACACAGTGGGAGGACCCACTTACACAGgg GTTGCTCAATGAGAAGCCCCTTCCAGAGGGATGGGAGATGAGGTTCACAGTCGATGGAATTCCCTACTTCGTAGACCACAACAGGAGAAGCACCACCTACATCGACCCTCGCACTGGAAAGTCCTCACT TGAAAATGGACCTCAGATCACATACGTGCGTGACTTCAAGGCCAAAGTGCAGTACTTCAGATTCTGGTGCCAG CAACTGTCAATGCCTCAACACGTCAAGATAAACGTAACCAGAAAAACCCTCTTCGAGGACTCCTTCCAGCAG ATAATGAGTTTCAACGCTCAGGATCTACGAAGGAGACTATGGATCATCTTCCCTGGTGAAGAGGGCCTTGATTATGGAGGCGTTGCCAG GGAGTGGTTCTTCCTGTTGTCCCACGAGGTCTTGAACCCCATGTACTGCCTGTTTGAATACGCCGGTAAAGACAACTACTCTCTCCAGATCAACCCCGCCTCCTACATCAACCCTGACCACCTCAAGTATTTCAAGTTCATCGGACGCTTCATCGCCATG GCTCTTTTCCATGGCAAGTTCATCGACACTGGTTTCTCGCTGCCATTTTACAAGCGCATCCTAAACAAGCCATTGGCCCTGAAGGACCTGGAGTCAGTAGACCCTGAGTTTTACAACTCCCTCATTTGGATCAA GGACAATGACATTGAGGAGTGCGGGCTGGAGATGTTCTTCTCTGTTGACAAGGAGATCCTGGGAGAAATCACCACCCATGACCTgaaagaaggaggtggagacatGCAGGTCACAGAGGAGAACAAGGAGGAGTACATCAG GCTGGTAGCAGAGTGGAGGCTGtccagaggagtggaggagcagaCACAGGCCTTTTTTGAAGGCTTCAATGAGGTCCTCCCTCAGCAGTACCTGCAGTACTTTGATGCTAAAGAGTTGGAG GTGATGCTGTGTGGCATGCAGGAGATCGACCTCGCAGACTGGCAACGAAACACCATCTACAGACATTACGCTCGCAGTAGCAAACAGATCGTCTGGTTCTGGCAG TTTATCAAGGAGATGGACAATGAGAAGAGAATGAGGCTGCTGCAGTTCGTCACCGGTACCTGTCGCCTGCCTGTAGGAGGCTACGCTGACCTTATGG GAAGCAATGGTCCTCAGAAGTTCTGTATTGAGAAGGTGGGAAAAGAAAACTGGCTTCCCAGAAGTCACACGTG CTTTAACAGACTGGACCTGCCGCCCTACAAGAGCTACGAGCAACTAAAGGAGAAGCTGATGTTCGCCATCGAGGAGACCGAGGGCTTCGGACAGGAGTGA